The stretch of DNA AGTGTCCTGTTACCCATATAGTATTGTGAACTACCTGGTCCATCTGGTTTGAAGCGTTAATAATACCACCGGCACCAGCTGGGATAAAAACGGCCATACCGATAAATGGAACGATAAAACGAGCATCACCCCATGGTAGAACTCTGAACCAGCCAAAAAGACCAGTTGCGCCTTTTGAACGGCCATATCTCTCAAAGGTTGCAAATAATGAGAAGGCTGTCATTAATGAAGGAATGATAACCATGAAAGTCAAGATAACCTGTAAGAACTTCCATGCTGGATCAATTCCAGGTTCAGTTAATTGATGGTGAAAACCAACTGGGATCGAGAACAGCAAGAACAAAATAAAGGATAAACGAGCTAAGGAATCGGAGAAAATTTTTCCACCGATAATTTTTGGAATGATGGCATACCAACACATATAAGCTGGTAATAACCAGAAATAAACTAATGGGTGACCAAAATACCAGAACAATGTACGGCTGACTAAAACATCAACAGTATCCACTAAGCCAAGTGACCAAGGCAGTAATTGGAATAAAACGGTTGCAGCAACACCTAATGTAGCAACGATCCAAAGAACAGTATTCACTACAGCCATAAAGCTTAATAAAGGACTTGGCTGTCCTGGATTATTCTTACGCCATTTTGCATAGGTCAGAATCTGAGCAGAACCATCAATCCAGCTTCCGACAACTACAAAGGTTAAGCCCAAATAAAAAATCCAGTGTGCTTTTAGTGGGGCATAGAACGTATAAAGGACAGATGCTTCTTTAAGCAAAACCATTGTTGCTGCCATTAATGTCCCGATCAACATGACCCAAAAACCAATCCAGCCGGTACGTCTTGCTGCTGGGGAGTGTCCTCCAGTTGTTCTGCTTACTGCAGCATATTGAAATCCCATAATAAAGAAAGTGGTTAAAACAAGTCCCATTAATACTCCATGGACAGTTAAAACTTGATAATAATCGATTCCCCACGGAAGTTCCCATTTACCAGAACGAACGAGGGTTTGGAGAAGTCCCATCAAACCACCAAGAGCAAGAGCGGAGAAGGCGACAAAAAAGTGTGCCATCGAAAGCTTTGCATCACGAGGGTCAACTTTTACTTTTACAGCTGTATTGTTAACCATTATTTTACCACCTCAATCTTTGAACTCATTAGATGGTGTCCAGCACCACAATATTCATTACACACAATTAGATATTCGCCAGCCTTGTCAAAGGTTGTCGTATATTCACTGACATAACCAGGTTCAAGCATCATATTAATATTAGTTCCAGCTACTTCGAATCCATGAACAACATCTGTTGTTGTTGCAATGACCCTTACTTTCGCTCCTAGTGGAACTTTTACTTGCGCAGGATTAAATGAGAAGGCTGAAGCCACATACACTAATTCATAGTCCCATTCTTTCCCTTCAACTTTGTGAAGGCCTGGCTCTGTAAATGGTTTTGTTTGATTGACCTTCTCAGGATTTATAGTAGTTAAACAACTAGGTGGTTTGTTACCTAGATAAAAAGCACTAACGCCAATGGTGACTAAAAAATACTACAAGGGCACCTATTCCAAATGCGAGCCATATTTTTTCAAATTTATGCATATGCATAATCTTTTTCCCCCTTCAATCATTAAAAACGTTCTACAAATAGGTAATAGACACCTACCCAAGTGACCACAATGAAAAATCCCAAAAAGAAAACGGACGCTAATGTTCCTTTGAGAGAAGAGCTGTCTTCGATCTCGGTTTTTTGTTTTGTTTTTAATTCCGTTTTTGCCATCCCCTTGCACTCCCTTCAAGAAAAGTAAAGATTAAATAATAAGTTCTCTTTCATAATACAAAACAATTGTGAAAGTAAACTATATAGTTTTGGAAGTTCACAAATTGTTCATTCCTTAGGTAACTACTATGTTAATGTTAAAAACTTGATATAACAGTGATTTATGTCACATTAACCAAGGGGTAAATGTGACATAAATGTGAACCATCACACTTTACCTGTGATAAAAGTAATTGATTAATGTTTCACAAGCAAAAATCCATGTTTTTGAAACCAAGTCACATTCCTGAAATAGGAAAAATAAGATATATCATAATGACTTAGTTTAAGGCTGTGTTAAAGAACATTGTTGCTTTTTATACCCTGTTGATTGGAGCGCCTGGAGCGGAAATCAACAGACAAGTTTAATAGAGCCTAGTTTAATTAGGAAGCGAGGGTCTTCTTTGGAAAAATATTATTGTGAACAATGTCGATTATTATATAATGCAGAACAAGAGTGTGGAGTTTGCGGATTATTGGCAAATAAAAAAATAAAGATTGAGGTTCAAGCTCAACCAGAAAAACAATAAGCCACTAAAATTGGTAAAGATTATGTAATGAAGGAAATTTAAAATCGCGATATAATTTAAGAGCACAACAACAACAACCTTCAAAACGTTTGCTTCCCTGTCGTAGGGAGGCTTTTTTTTTGCCTTTGAAGTGATAAAGAAATTCGAATAATTCTCCTGACTACTGGAAAAAATACCCGTACATAGGATGAAGGAGAATGTATGATGCCCGCTATTCTTTCTGTTTCAGAAGTAATACCCCCATATGAAATTAATCAAAATCAAGCAGTAGAGTTTGCACGTGATCTTTTTGCGGACTCATTTAAGGATATTGAAAGACTCTTAAAAGCCTTTCAAAATGGACAAATTGAAAAAAGGCATTTTGTGAAAGGGCTAGATTGGTTTAAAGATAACCATACGTTTGAGGAGAAAAATAATGCTTACATAGAGGCTGCTGTTACACTTGGTAGTGAGGCGATTACCAAATGCTTAAATAATACTCATTTTCTTGAAAAACCACTGCCTTATGAAGAAATTGATGCAATTTTTTTTATTTCAACCACTGGAGTGGCAACTCCAAGTATTGATGCGAGAATCATGAATCAACTGCCTTTTAGTCCACACACGAAACGGATACCAATTTGGGGGCTTGGATGTGCCGGTGGGGCTGCGGGATTATCAAGAGCATTTGAGTATTGCTTGGCATTTCCTGAAGCAAAGGTGCTTGTCCTTTCAATCGAACTATGCAGTCTAACCTTTCAACGTAATGATCTGTCAAAGAGTAATTTAATAGGGGTCTCACTATTTGCAGATGGGATTGCCTGTGCATTGGTTTGTGGCGACTCTTCTAAAACAAAGAGTTATAGAAAAAAAGCGGCGTATCCATCTATTATCGGGACACAATCTACACTCATGCCAAACTCGTTGGACGTAATGGGTTGGGAGATTAAAAATTCAGGCTTGTACGTTGTATTCTCGAGAGATATACCTCGAATTATTGAAGAATGGTTAAAGCCAAATGTGAAGGAATTTCTAGATCAATATCACATGAACTTAAGTCAGGTAGACTATTTTATTGCCCACCCTGGCGGTAAAAAAGTGCTAGATGCCTATGTTAAATCATTAGATATCCCTACTTCCATGACAGATATATCCTTAGAGGTTCTAAAGCAATTTGGCAATATGTCGTCGGTTACAATCCTTTATGTACTGAAACGAATCATGGAGAAGGATATTCCAAAGGATACTATTGGGCTTGGAACAGCTCTAGGTCCAGGGTTTAGTTCCGAACTGCTACTAATGAGGTGGGTGTAAATGAATAATGTTCTTCCATTCCTAGTTTTATTTGGGGTCATCATTTCTCAAAGAGTAACAGAGCTTCTTATTGCTAAAAGTAATGAAAGATGGATGAAGAAAAATGGTGCCATTGAGTTTGGAGTAAAGCATTATAGATATATGGTTGGTATGCATATTCTGTTTTTTATTGTTTTTTTCGGCGAAAAGGTTTGGCTGAATCGTGGATTATCCCCAATATGGCCTTTATTGCTGACCGTTTTTATAGGTGCGCAGTTAGTCAGATTATGGGCAATTACTTCGCTTGGAAAGTATTGGAACACAAAAATTCTTGTCTTAGCCAATGCGAAGGTTATAAGGAAGGGGCCATATCGTTTTATAAAACATCCAAATTATTTTGTCGTTGCTATCGAGCTACTGGTTGTTCCATTATTATTTTCTTCTTATATCACGGCTATCATGTTTACCATGTTTAATGCGATGATTTTGTCTCGTCGAATTCCAGAGGAGGAGAAAGCACTTCAGGATTTAACTGAATATGTTGATGCTTTTCAAAATTGTAATCGTTTTCTCCCTAAGATTGTTAAATAATTGTGACAGTTGATAAAACGTTATTGAAAACGATTATCAGCTATGTTAAACTAATTTCAACGATGAAAATCATTCTCAATCAGAGTTTAAAAAGGGAAGGTGTTACATATGGCTTTTGCTTTTGTTGGAGGAACAATAGTTATTTATGCATTTGTCATGAAGCACGTCTTACGAAATGCAACTCATTAAATGAAATAAGTTAAAATACTTTCAAAAGCCAAGGAGAAATCCTTGGCTTTTTTCTTTACGTTTAACAAGAAAAAAACAAAATTGTTCTAGAAAAAGTGTGTCAAGATAGGAAATGTTTGAATTATCGTATAAAATAAAAACATTACTAAGTTGCTAAGGGGAATATGTAATGGTTAAAACCGCCAGTCAAATTGAAACTTTTGAAACACTTAAAAATAAGATTGCTTCTTTATATAATTTATTAACCGATGAGAAAGATGAAGTACAGGCTGAAAAAGTTAAACAACTTGCAAACAAATTAATGAATAGGGAGTTTCTCATTGCTTTTTGCGGGCATTTTTCAGCTGGGAAATCGACAATGATCAATCGAGTAGTTGGTGAGAATTTATTACCCTCAAGTCCAATCCCAACGAGTGCAAACCTTGTAAGAGTAAAGGCAGGAGAGGAATACGCCAAAGTTTATTTTAAAAATGAAAAACC from Bacillus sp. SLBN-46 encodes:
- a CDS encoding isoprenylcysteine carboxylmethyltransferase family protein, whose product is MNNVLPFLVLFGVIISQRVTELLIAKSNERWMKKNGAIEFGVKHYRYMVGMHILFFIVFFGEKVWLNRGLSPIWPLLLTVFIGAQLVRLWAITSLGKYWNTKILVLANAKVIRKGPYRFIKHPNYFVVAIELLVVPLLFSSYITAIMFTMFNAMILSRRIPEEEKALQDLTEYVDAFQNCNRFLPKIVK
- a CDS encoding b(o/a)3-type cytochrome-c oxidase subunit 1, with the protein product MVNNTAVKVKVDPRDAKLSMAHFFVAFSALALGGLMGLLQTLVRSGKWELPWGIDYYQVLTVHGVLMGLVLTTFFIMGFQYAAVSRTTGGHSPAARRTGWIGFWVMLIGTLMAATMVLLKEASVLYTFYAPLKAHWIFYLGLTFVVVGSWIDGSAQILTYAKWRKNNPGQPSPLLSFMAVVNTVLWIVATLGVAATVLFQLLPWSLGLVDTVDVLVSRTLFWYFGHPLVYFWLLPAYMCWYAIIPKIIGGKIFSDSLARLSFILFLLFSIPVGFHHQLTEPGIDPAWKFLQVILTFMVIIPSLMTAFSLFATFERYGRSKGATGLFGWFRVLPWGDARFIVPFIGMAVFIPAGAGGIINASNQMDQVVHNTIWVTGHFHLTVATSVALTFFGISYWLVPHLTGRKLTKAMNKLGIIQGWVWTIGMAFMSTSMHAQGLLGGPRRSSFSTYGGAKQAAEWIPYQIAQAVGGSILFLGIILVLIIFINLAFFAPKGEEEFPVGEAERPEEKAPMVFENWKLWLGITAALILFAYTIPFIDIIQNAPPGSKGFQTWSKW
- a CDS encoding cytochrome c oxidase subunit 2A, with the translated sequence MAKTELKTKQKTEIEDSSSLKGTLASVFFLGFFIVVTWVGVYYLFVERF
- a CDS encoding 3-oxoacyl-[acyl-carrier-protein] synthase III C-terminal domain-containing protein, which encodes MPAILSVSEVIPPYEINQNQAVEFARDLFADSFKDIERLLKAFQNGQIEKRHFVKGLDWFKDNHTFEEKNNAYIEAAVTLGSEAITKCLNNTHFLEKPLPYEEIDAIFFISTTGVATPSIDARIMNQLPFSPHTKRIPIWGLGCAGGAAGLSRAFEYCLAFPEAKVLVLSIELCSLTFQRNDLSKSNLIGVSLFADGIACALVCGDSSKTKSYRKKAAYPSIIGTQSTLMPNSLDVMGWEIKNSGLYVVFSRDIPRIIEEWLKPNVKEFLDQYHMNLSQVDYFIAHPGGKKVLDAYVKSLDIPTSMTDISLEVLKQFGNMSSVTILYVLKRIMEKDIPKDTIGLGTALGPGFSSELLLMRWV